One Mobula birostris isolate sMobBir1 chromosome 23, sMobBir1.hap1, whole genome shotgun sequence genomic window, ctcatcctttttttctctccagtcctgatgaagggtctcagcccaaaatgtcaactgtacttttttttccatagatgctgcctggcctgctgaatgcctgcagcattgtgtgtgttgcttggatttccagtatctgcagattttctcttgtttcgaagttcatctgccatttctttgtcccccattactccctcaccaacatcattttccagtggtccaatatcaactctcacctttgttctatttttttatataactgaaaaagcttATAGTATCtcgctttatattattggctacttcgctctcatatttcatctgttcCCTTCTTACAGATTTTTCTAGTTGCCTTCTGTCAGattttaaaagtctcccaatcatccaacttcccaatcacttttgctaccttaaatgcccttttcttggcttttatgcagtccttaacttcccttgtcagccacagttgcctagccctgccatttgacaACTACAACTTCTGTAGGACACATctgtcctgcgccttgtgaactactcccagaaacttcagctgccTGTTTTGCCATCCTCCTCGCCAGTattcccctccaatccacctgggcaaactcctctctcatgcccctaaagcccttctccccataactttgggCACCCTGattagtcaagaatctatcaacctccacattaagtatactcagtgacttgaccTTGATACCTGTCTggggcaatgaatttcacagattcacaaccctctggccaaagagattcctcctcatctctgttctaaatggatggccttctgttctgaggctgtctaGACTGTCCCGCTATCCCTTtccacgtccattctatctaggcctttcagtattcaataggatCGCAGTGaaattcttccccccccccacccaccaccaccattcttctaaactccagcaagtacaggcccagagccatcaaacactcctcacgtgttaaccctttcattcccaggataattcttgtgaacctccctctggactctctccaataacagcacatcctttcttaagaatgaggcccaaaactgctcacaatactcaagtggTGTCTGACTgtcttctaaagcctcagcagaATTTACGTTAAAGTAAGATCCTTCTTGGGTCTAACTTGGATGGggcattgtggtcagcatggaccagttgggccgaatggcctgcttctgtgaaTATAAAACTGTTTCTCTTTCAGACGCAGACTACCGGGATTTGTTTGATGACTGCCATCCAATTCCATCAAAGCGAGTATCGTGCGCTCCACAACACTCGTCACCCACTGGGGAAACCCCTGAACACAACGGAGAAGTGCTCACACATGGTGCCAGTGAGCAGATCATCTGCCAAAATCCTGAGTTCTTCGACTGTGAGGAGTCAAACGACGAGGATGAAGATGACGAGATTGAGGAGGCTTGCGCTAAAGATGATGCAAGCTTGACGCGGTATCAAGAGCCTGCCGATCCCACAGAGCGGCAGGAGATGGGGACAGTGGCCTGTGAGACAGACACACCTCCTTGGGGCTTGTTTTTCAAGCAGGAGCCAGCTTCAGTATCCGAAACGGACGAGGGTTTGGAAAACGTTGGGGAACGAGAGGTCAGTCCACACTCTCCCAAGCTCTTCAGCGATTCCGAAGATGgagattccatcttcttccccTCACAAACTTCATCCCAGTCAACCCACATATCGGAGCAAGGCAGTCAGGGCAGCTTGTTCGGAAAAGAACCTGTGCCTGCCCCAGACAACGGAGTGGACTCTGTGAAGTTCCCAAACAGCAATGACAAAGCAACACTAAACTTAATGAGACTAGAGAAAGTTAGCACTGGAGAAGAACTGCAGAACTATGAACCTCCAAGCTGTCCATCAAACAGTGAGTGCAGTTCCCACCCAGTGCTCAATGTCAGCATTAAGGATACAAATACAAATACTGCCTCTCACCTCCCAGGAGGACGAGAACAAAACGTGACTTCTGGTTTTAAATCTGATGACTCTCAGACATCCTCAGAGTTTGAGATACCGTCCACCCCGGACTCTGAGTTACCACTGGCTGAGGAACTGAATGTCATTTACTGTAAGTTAGCTGCGGGAGAGGCTGTGAAAACCGAAAAACACAAACACACGAGTGGCTGCAAATTGTAGTGCATGTCTGCCGCTGGTGGGGATGAGAGCACGGGAGCTAAAGTGAAGCGAAAACCCAGAACTTCAGTCAAATGGCTCTCGTTTCTCTGCACTGATGCATAATTTGGGTTATTTTTGGGAAAATAGGACTTTCGTCATCTATGCTGTAGGAATGCAGGAGTAGACTGCTTGGCTCCTTGTGTCTGCTACCCAGTTTCATAAGATAATCTTCCATGTACGCCCTTCTGTAAGAACTTACCTCcacctcccccttccccatcAGCACCAATCCCTTATCACTTGTTTCCCTTTAGAACCAAAAAGCTTCTCTATTTACAGCCcacaatacacaaaatgctggagaaactcagcaggtcaggcagcatccatgagcAGTCAccatttcgggccaggacccttcataaGGACTGATGAAAAGTTGACCGTTCATTTgccttcataaatgctgcctgatctgctgagcttccCCAGCGATTTGTACCTggattgctccagatttccagcatctgcagaatctcttatgtctaTCCGTGGCCCAAATATGCTCCGGTCTTTTTAAAGACTCTCCACCTCAGTGAAGAAATGTCTCCTTGTCTCTGCCCTAAATGGCCAACCTCATATTCTGAGGTTAGTGacccctggttctagactcctcagTTAGAGAAGCAAACCCTGACAACCTCTCCTCTTTAATGAGAATCACCCTTCGTTCTTCTGCCCCCCCCACCGATGTCCTGTCTGCATAACTTCTCTTGAACCCTAcatatctctccctctctcatcaacaaTTGTCGCAATTTACCGCATCCACTTAATTtaccaacctgcatgtctttgggatgtgggaaggaacAGGAGCAACTGGGGAAAACCCACCTGGTCACAGAGAGTATGTGGACCCCACGTGGACAGTGCTTGagctcaggattgaacccagaccCCTGGTGTTATGAGCCAGTGACTCTACCCTCTGCGCCACTGTTCTAGCTTGTTTTATCTTTCTGaatttgccctcctcaccactaacACATGCAGTTGTGCACACACAGGCAGTCACAGTTGCGCATGCACGCACACCatacacagtctctcactcacttGTGAATGTATTCGACAGTCCCCatattgtctgtctctctctctcacacactgcaGTCTCTTGCTCACAtggtatagagtcatagaaaagtacagcacagaaacaggctcttcagcccatctagaacatTAAAACTGC contains:
- the dclre1c gene encoding protein artemis isoform X3, whose product is MDLLFLFEGMGGTVLYTGDFRLAKGEAARFEFLHSGGRLKDISTVYLDTTFCDPRFYQIPSREECLNGILELVGSWITLSPYNVVWLNCKAAYGYEYLFTHLSEEFGVQVHLNKLDMFKNMPEILYHVTTDRLTQIHACRYPRDEYFARGNRLPCGIKAKDGTPLRIISIKPSTMWFGERMKSTSVIVRTGESSYRACFSFHSSFSEIKDFISYIQPVTIYPNVVPIGKTYEEIREFLKTFCRKGSGQETTYRPLGKLKRSRQNLLNQEDADYRDLFDDCHPIPSKRVSCAPQHSSPTGETPEHNGEVLTHGASEQIICQNPEFFDCEESNDEDEDDEIEEACAKDDASLTRYQEPADPTERQEMGTVACETDTPPWGLFFKQEPASVSETDEGLENVGEREVSPHSPKLFSDSEDGDSIFFPSQTSSQSTHISEQGSQGSLFGKEPVPAPDNGVDSVKFPNSNDKATLNLMRLEKVSTGEELQNYEPPSCPSNSECSSHPVLNVSIKDTNTNTASHLPGGREQNVTSGFKSDDSQTSSEFEIPSTPDSELPLAEELNVIYCKLAAGEAVKTEKHKHTSGCKL
- the dclre1c gene encoding protein artemis isoform X2 — translated: MKQQERFLFEGMGGTVLYTGDFRLAKGEAARFEFLHSGGRLKDISTVYLDTTFCDPRFYQIPSREECLNGILELVGSWITLSPYNVVWLNCKAAYGYEYLFTHLSEEFGVQVHLNKLDMFKNMPEILYHVTTDRLTQIHACRYPRDEYFARGNRLPCGIKAKDGTPLRIISIKPSTMWFGERMKSTSVIVRTGESSYRACFSFHSSFSEIKDFISYIQPVTIYPNVVPIGKTYEEIREFLKTFCRKGSGQETTYRPLGKLKRSRQNLLNQEDADYRDLFDDCHPIPSKRVSCAPQHSSPTGETPEHNGEVLTHGASEQIICQNPEFFDCEESNDEDEDDEIEEACAKDDASLTRYQEPADPTERQEMGTVACETDTPPWGLFFKQEPASVSETDEGLENVGEREVSPHSPKLFSDSEDGDSIFFPSQTSSQSTHISEQGSQGSLFGKEPVPAPDNGVDSVKFPNSNDKATLNLMRLEKVSTGEELQNYEPPSCPSNSECSSHPVLNVSIKDTNTNTASHLPGGREQNVTSGFKSDDSQTSSEFEIPSTPDSELPLAEELNVIYCKLAAGEAVKTEKHKHTSGCKL